Proteins encoded within one genomic window of Bombus terrestris chromosome 11, iyBomTerr1.2, whole genome shotgun sequence:
- the LOC100650294 gene encoding CYFIP-related Rac1 interactor B — MKRSIRLKMGKLLSLLARDESTCCTPQKYDVFLDFENAQPSEIERETFEAVQRVLKNSESILEEIQCYKGAGKEIREAISAPTEECQRKAYLTVAPLVAKLKRFYEFSLELEKVVPKILGELCSGNLSPTQHLETQQALVKQLAEILEFVLKFDEHKMKTPAIQNDFSYYRRTLTRASLARQENAEKDLVVGNELANRMSLFYAHATPMLRVLSHATITFLMDNEDVARENITETLGTMAKVCLRMLENPNLLAQFQREETQLFVLRVMVGLVILYDHVHPQGAFVKGSNVDVKGCVKLLKDQPPCKSEGLLNALRYTTKHLNEENTPKNIKNLLAA; from the exons ATGAAAAGAAGTATCAGACTGAAGATGGGCAAGCTTTTGAGTCTTTTGGCTCGAGACGAGTCTACCTGTTGCACGCCTCAAAAGTACGATGTCTTTTTGGATTTCGAAA ATGCACAACCTTCTGAGATAGAGCGGGAGACCTTTGAAGCGGTGCAAAGGGTTCTGAAAAATTCAGAATCTATCTTAGAGGAGATTCAGTGCTACAAAGGGGCAGGGAAAGAAATCAGAGAGGCGATTTCGGCGCCCACGGAGGAATGTCAACGAAAAGCCTATCTAACTGTCGCCCCTCTGGTTGCGAAGCTCAAAAGATTCTATGAATTTTCATTGGAACTTG AAAAGGTAGTACCAAAGATCCTGGGTGAACTATGCTCTGGCAACCTCTCGCCGACCCAACATCTCGAGACTCAGCAGGCTTTGGTGAAACAGCTGGCAGAAATTCTGGAGTTTGTTTTGAAGTTCGATGAACACAAGATGAAGACTCCCGCTATTCAGAACGACTTCAGTTATTATCGAAGAACATTGACCAGAGCATCCCTGGCGCGGCAGGAAAACGCCGAGAAGGACCTCGTGGTTGGAAATGAACTCGCCAACCGAATGTCCTTGTTCTACGCCCACGCGACACCCATGCTTCGTGTTCTGAGTCACGCGACCATTACTTTCTTGATGGAC AACGAAGATGTAGCACGCGAAAACATCACCGAAACGCTTGGTACCATGGCCAAGGTTTGCCTGCGCATGTTAGAAAATCC GAATCTACTGGCGCAATTCCAACGGGAGGAAACTCAACTCTTTGTTCTAAGAGTGATGGTAGGGTTAGTGATCCTTTATGATCACGTTCATCCCCAAGGTGCCTTTGTTAAGGGTTCGAATGTCGAT gTTAAAGGCTGTGTGAAGCTGTTGAAGGATCAACCACCCTGCAAAAGCGAGGGTCTTCTGAACGCTCTCCGTTATACTACCAAGCACCTGAACGAGGAGAACACACCAAAAAACATCAAGAACCTGCTAGCAGCATGA